Genomic window (Paenibacillus sp. PK3_47):
CTTGAATTCATACCTGCCCATAAGTTCATTGGGATATGGGATCTGAATTCGCACAACTACGGCGGGTTCTGGAATAACGGTCATGACTGTGACGAGATTGCCGGCACGCTTGAGAGTATGTCCCATCATACGCTTGCCGGACAATTGGGGCAGACAGCCGGATGGTTTTATCAGAATGGGCAAAAGGGGTATTTATACGGCATCCCGGTACCGGCAGATTACAGCGGAGAGATTCCTGAGGGCATGGAATGCAAAGAGATCCCGGCTTCGGAATATCTGGTCTTTTTTCATCCGCCGTTTGATTATCTCAAGGATAACGGTGCCGTGATGCGGACAGTGGAGCAGGTCGCCTGGAGCTATGATCCCGGGGTGATGGGATATGCCTGGGACGAGGAGAATAAGCAGGATTACCAGCGCCATTTTCCCGAGGGCTACGGCTATGCGGTGCTGCGGCCGGTGAAGAAGCTTAGCGGGATCGCGGAGTAAGCCGGCGGTTGTGGCTGGCTTTTAAGGAATGAACACCAGGTAGTAACAGAAACCCGTCCTTTATTCTTCAGTGTACTGCTGTGGAGGACGGGTTCAATGTATGTTTAACTTTCGGTAGGGATATTCAGGATCTGAGCGGCCAACTCATCCCCTCTGCGTTCTAAATTGGTTACGGTGTGCAGTAGTCCGGCCTGCTCCTCCCGGTGTTCCCGGTTCCAAAGCTGCTTGGCTGAAGAACTTCCCTGCAGGACAGCCGGTTCAGTCATATTTCTATAAAAATGATCAAGCAGCATATAAATTTGCCGATATATACCACCCAGTTCTTCCAGTACGGGGTGGGCGGAAGGGTTTTGTACATGCTGCAGTGACGCCTGCAAGTAAGCGGCAGCACTTCTGCGTGCATCGGTCAGTGCCATCATGCAAAAGTGATTCACACCGCCTCTGCGCGCGAAGGTCTCGTCATCAGCAGATTGGTACCATTGGTGATCTAGAAGCCCCTCCCGCCAGATCCTAAAAGCTGCATACCCCAGAGTATAGCTGTTGTTCACCGGGATCTGCATGGAGTCCAGCTTAATCCGAAGTGAAGCATATAAATTGTCCAGTGCAGAGGGAGCAGGGCTTAGGTCGTTTATCCGAATTAGCTTATACGGCCATTGGTCCACATACAGATAGCCTTTACTGATGTTCATATCTTCCTGAAACTCAGGATCATTCTTAAGTTCGTTAAAGGTCTCGTCATCAAAATAGCTCCGGCATAACAGGGTGCTGCCGTTGTCCAAATATCCGGTAATAACCCCCCACTCCGGCGCAACCCTAAGATTGATAGCAATCGGCAGTCGCCCCCCGCGGATACACTCCATGATTTTCTGCTTCTCCAGTTTACGTTCTTCCGGCGTAGGATGGCCTGCAAAGCTGGCATCAATCCCGAAGGCGCTGAATGCAGGGGTGGCATAGTCATAGGCAACAAGAGCATCGGCTGAGCTGTAATCCCATACCGGATCAAAGGCAATTCTCCAGCAAGCTCCCGAAACACCCATCACCTCTTCATAATTGGTCTCCACACCCATAGAGGACAATGATGTATAAAGAGCACCTGCCCAGGAACAATCCATACCTTTGCCAAAACTTAAACTTCCGATATTTTCGACAATATAATGATTATGGAGAGCTGCGCCTGTAAATAGATGGCTCTGATCCGGATTATAATGCATCACTCCACCCTCTGCACAGCTTACGGTATAGATACCTTCTGCATTCAAATAGACGAGCAGGAGATATTCATTGCCCTGATGATCAATCCGGCCAGGGAAAAACTCCTGGCTGACCGTGAATTGCTTCCACTGAAAATATGCATAGTGCTTCATTTTACTCAGAACATCGCGGCAG
Coding sequences:
- a CDS encoding AraC family transcriptional regulator, whose protein sequence is MYEWNELVQRMVDWIDGDLTSAPTLMRMSEQLGYSPYYCTRQFHALTGMTLRDYIWQRRISRAALELRDSDTRILDIAVKYGFSSQEAFSRAFVKAFRVTPGAYRKSPRPIPLAIRAEVFSPYHYLIRERDKMREVHLQEAEIKLEFIPAHKFIGIWDLNSHNYGGFWNNGHDCDEIAGTLESMSHHTLAGQLGQTAGWFYQNGQKGYLYGIPVPADYSGEIPEGMECKEIPASEYLVFFHPPFDYLKDNGAVMRTVEQVAWSYDPGVMGYAWDEENKQDYQRHFPEGYGYAVLRPVKKLSGIAE
- a CDS encoding helix-turn-helix transcriptional regulator; translated protein: MINVENVGKRIAMLRKEKHLSQEQLAEQLHVSAQAVSKWETGRSLPETATLPLLSSILGHSIDSILLPQELAVLSAVYTDGNEHLDVTHFINQFITGNQLSLTISDQTFPYNLHSDRPKLLIVKYETPSGIYSNYVLMDQHLVIDTHSKGYQTGSNKLEIIYAAYGNDLACRDVLSKMKHYAYFQWKQFTVSQEFFPGRIDHQGNEYLLLVYLNAEGIYTVSCAEGGVMHYNPDQSHLFTGAALHNHYIVENIGSLSFGKGMDCSWAGALYTSLSSMGVETNYEEVMGVSGACWRIAFDPVWDYSSADALVAYDYATPAFSAFGIDASFAGHPTPEERKLEKQKIMECIRGGRLPIAINLRVAPEWGVITGYLDNGSTLLCRSYFDDETFNELKNDPEFQEDMNISKGYLYVDQWPYKLIRINDLSPAPSALDNLYASLRIKLDSMQIPVNNSYTLGYAAFRIWREGLLDHQWYQSADDETFARRGGVNHFCMMALTDARRSAAAYLQASLQHVQNPSAHPVLEELGGIYRQIYMLLDHFYRNMTEPAVLQGSSSAKQLWNREHREEQAGLLHTVTNLERRGDELAAQILNIPTES